A portion of the Desmodus rotundus isolate HL8 chromosome 8, HLdesRot8A.1, whole genome shotgun sequence genome contains these proteins:
- the HESX1 gene encoding homeobox expressed in ES cells 1, with product MSPSLQEGAQLGESKPSPCSFSIESILGLDQKKDCVPSMKPHRPWADICSSSEKDINLCLPDPSLPNGILLPCTVNYPVPEGRVLKYENYFSASERLSLKRELSWYRGRRPRTAFTQNQIEVLENVFRVNCYPGIDIREDLARKLNLEEDRIQIWFQNRRAKLRRSHRESQFLMAKKNFNTNLLE from the exons ATGTCTCCTAGCCTTCAGGAAGGTGCTCAGCTTGGGGAAAGCAAACCCTCGCCCTGCTCCTTTTCAATTGAAAGCATTTTAGgattggaccagaagaaagactGTGTTCCATCCATGAAACCCCACAGGCCCTGGGCAGACATCTGCAGCTCCTCAG agaaagataTTAACCTGTGTCTACCAGACCCGAGCCTTCCTAATGGGATCTTACTCCCTTGTACCGTGAATTACCCAGTGCCAGAAGGAAGagttttgaaatatgaaaattacTTTTCAGCCTCAGAAAGACTGTCTTTGAAAAGAGAGTTGAGTTGGTATAGAGGCAGAAGACCAAGGACTGCTTTTACCCAAAACCAG atCGAAGTGTTGGAAAATGTCTTTAGAGTAAACTGCTATCCTGGCATTGATATCAGAGAAGACTTAGCTCGAAAATTGAATCTAGAAGAAGACAGAATCCAG ATCTGGTTCCAAAATCGACGTGCAAAACTGAGGAGGTCCCACAGAGAATCACAGTTTCTAATGGCgaaaaaaaatttcaacacaAATCTCTTGGAATAG